One Spartobacteria bacterium genomic window carries:
- a CDS encoding Txe/YoeB family addiction module toxin, giving the protein MVKWKLIYTNQAKKDAKKLSRSGLKPQATRVLELLEINPYQNPPPYEKLLGDLHGACSRRINIQHRLVYQIMDDVKIVKIIRMWSHYE; this is encoded by the coding sequence TTGGTGAAATGGAAGCTTATCTATACAAATCAAGCCAAGAAGGATGCAAAGAAACTTTCACGTTCAGGGCTAAAACCACAAGCAACTAGAGTGCTGGAGTTGTTGGAAATTAATCCCTACCAAAACCCTCCACCTTACGAAAAATTGTTGGGCGATTTACATGGCGCATGTTCTCGCAGAATAAATATCCAGCATCGTCTCGTTTATCAGATTATGGATGACGTGAAGATTGTTAAAATCATACGCATGTGGAGCCACTACGAATGA
- a CDS encoding type II toxin-antitoxin system Phd/YefM family antitoxin: protein MTTLTATEARKKLYTLVDDVSLSHEPIQIAGKRHSAVLIGDEDWRAIQETLYLTSIPKMRESIREGLTTPIEECSEEIDW from the coding sequence ATGACAACGCTTACAGCAACTGAAGCCAGAAAGAAACTCTATACGCTTGTTGACGATGTTTCGCTTTCGCACGAGCCGATACAAATAGCAGGAAAAAGACATTCTGCAGTACTAATTGGGGATGAAGACTGGCGTGCTATTCAGGAAACACTATATTTGACATCAATACCGAAAATGCGAGAGTCGATACGTGAAGGACTGACAACACCTATTGAAGAATGTTCAGAGGAGATAGATTGGTGA